In Symphalangus syndactylus isolate Jambi chromosome 14, NHGRI_mSymSyn1-v2.1_pri, whole genome shotgun sequence, one DNA window encodes the following:
- the LOC129462966 gene encoding cAMP-regulated phosphoprotein 19-like translates to MSVEVSEAASLEEQKEMEDTVTSPEKAEEAKLKARYPHLGQMPGGSDFLRKQLQKGQKYFDSGDYNMAKAKMKNKQLPTAAPDKTEVTGDHIPTPGDLPQWKPSLVASKLADGKN, encoded by the coding sequence ATGTCTGTGGAAGTCTCCGAGGCAGCCTCTCTGGAGGAGCAGAAGGAAATGGAAGATACAGTGACTAGTCCAGAGAAAGCTGAAGAagcaaaattaaaagcaagataTCCTCATCTGGGACAAATGCCTGGAGGTTCAGATTTCTTAAGGAAACAATTGCAGAAAGGgcaaaaatattttgattctgGGGATTACAACATGGCTAAAGCAAAAATGAAGAACAAACAACTTCCTACTGCAGCTCCAGATAAGACGGAAGTCACTGGTGACCACATTCCCACTCCAGGGGACCTTCCTCAATGGAAACCATCCCTTGTTGCTAGCAAGCTGGCTGATGGAAAGAACTGA